The Microcoleus sp. AS-A8 genome window below encodes:
- a CDS encoding adenylate/guanylate cyclase domain-containing protein, whose amino-acid sequence MNHKNNCLISRFVQVFNSFWKKNVTSKNLDLVITSLAAFGLFLGVRQLGWLQPLELAAFDLMVRLRPDEGPDPRLLVVEITERDIQALNQYPISDGLLAKVLGELERHQPIVIGVDLARNVPQGTGQAELMTRFRSPKVIAIANIGNTEAEAVIPPPGVSQERVGFSDVVIDPDSVIRRNFMIAPIDEKTTLYSFSLRVALAYLKHKGIKPQFTQTEELQLGTTVFNWLALNSGGYQTIDDGGYQILLNYRSARNVARGVSFTQVLNGQIDPSWVKGKIVLIGATAPTAKDLFSTPYSAREKAIPRMAGVLVHSQMVSQILSAVLDHRPLFWYWSERAELLWILAWSLVGGVLVARVHNLLILGLSGLGCLCVLFGFTLSLLMQSAWIPLAAPTIGLIVTGLAVEAYQRQLFQRQEQMVMKLLGQQTSPEIAQALWNEHDRLLDSGLLPGQRVIATILLTDIKGFSTISEKMPPEEVMAWLNEYLPIMVREVQNYRGIINKFTGDGLLAVFGVPVPATTEAVVAEDARRAVACALAMDDRLQELNRNWRYRGLPLVQMRVGIYTGPVMVGSLGGKERLEYGVIGDSVNIAARLESCKKDNQPSDCRILIAHETLVYLQDEFQVEAWGALQLKGKQHKVDVYRVLGRNA is encoded by the coding sequence ATGAATCATAAAAATAATTGTTTAATTTCTCGATTTGTTCAGGTTTTCAATAGTTTTTGGAAAAAGAACGTTACGTCAAAGAATCTTGACTTAGTCATCACCAGCCTTGCGGCGTTTGGCTTGTTCCTGGGAGTGCGGCAGTTAGGCTGGCTACAGCCTTTGGAATTAGCGGCTTTCGATCTCATGGTTCGCCTTCGCCCGGATGAAGGCCCCGATCCGCGCTTGCTGGTGGTGGAGATTACAGAGCGAGATATCCAAGCTCTGAATCAATATCCTATCTCCGACGGACTTTTAGCCAAGGTCTTGGGAGAATTGGAGCGGCATCAGCCCATTGTCATCGGTGTGGATTTGGCTCGCAATGTACCGCAAGGGACAGGTCAGGCTGAGTTGATGACTCGATTCCGAAGTCCCAAGGTGATTGCGATCGCCAATATTGGCAACACCGAAGCCGAAGCGGTCATCCCCCCACCCGGAGTATCTCAGGAACGCGTGGGTTTCAGTGATGTTGTGATTGACCCCGATAGCGTGATTCGTCGCAATTTTATGATCGCTCCCATCGATGAGAAAACGACCCTCTACTCGTTTTCCCTACGTGTCGCCCTCGCTTATCTCAAACACAAAGGGATTAAGCCTCAATTCACCCAAACTGAGGAACTTCAGTTAGGTACAACGGTATTTAACTGGTTGGCCTTAAATTCGGGTGGTTATCAAACCATTGATGATGGTGGCTATCAAATTCTGTTGAATTACCGTTCCGCTCGAAATGTCGCACGCGGCGTTAGCTTTACACAGGTGTTGAACGGGCAGATTGATCCAAGCTGGGTGAAAGGCAAGATTGTACTCATTGGCGCAACCGCTCCAACGGCAAAAGATTTGTTCTCTACCCCCTACAGCGCCAGGGAAAAAGCTATTCCTCGGATGGCAGGGGTTCTGGTTCACTCCCAGATGGTGAGCCAAATTTTGAGTGCCGTTTTGGATCATCGTCCCCTGTTTTGGTATTGGTCTGAACGGGCAGAACTCTTGTGGATTCTTGCCTGGTCATTGGTGGGTGGCGTTTTGGTGGCACGAGTTCACAATCTGCTAATCCTAGGGTTGAGTGGTCTAGGCTGTCTGTGTGTGTTGTTTGGTTTTACCCTATCGCTGTTGATGCAGTCGGCATGGATACCCTTAGCGGCACCGACGATCGGATTAATTGTCACGGGTTTGGCGGTGGAGGCTTACCAACGGCAACTTTTCCAACGCCAAGAACAGATGGTGATGAAGCTCTTAGGACAGCAAACTTCACCGGAAATTGCCCAAGCGCTTTGGAATGAGCATGATCGCTTACTGGATTCGGGTCTTCTGCCCGGTCAACGCGTGATCGCGACGATATTACTTACTGACATCAAAGGATTCAGCACCATCTCGGAAAAAATGCCGCCAGAAGAGGTGATGGCTTGGTTGAATGAATACTTGCCCATCATGGTGCGGGAAGTGCAAAACTACCGTGGGATTATCAACAAGTTCACGGGCGATGGTTTGTTAGCGGTGTTTGGGGTGCCTGTACCCGCTACAACCGAGGCAGTTGTGGCAGAAGATGCTCGACGTGCTGTAGCTTGTGCGCTGGCGATGGATGATCGATTGCAAGAACTCAACCGGAATTGGCGCTATCGAGGTTTGCCGTTGGTTCAGATGCGGGTTGGAATTTACACCGGTCCTGTCATGGTAGGAAGTTTAGGCGGCAAAGAGCGCTTGGAATATGGGGTGATTGGGGACAGTGTCAATATTGCCGCTCGTTTGGAAAGTTGTAAGAAAGACAATCAACCGAGTGACTGTCGAATTTTGATTGCCCACGAAACTCTGGTTTATCTCCAGGATGAGTTTCAGGTAGAAGCTTGGGGTGCACTGCAATTGAAGGGAAAACAGCACAAGGTTGATGTTTACCGGGTGCTGGGTCGTAACGCTTGA
- a CDS encoding DUF928 domain-containing protein, which yields MFWTKSRTTLISFCIAFFVGLFLSVVPLQVIAQPSNLQVQGQFGSSQSPALLTQRLKDERRPLPGRREPAAGRGCGANIPNLPLTALTPTTNLGFTVAAYPKFFFYIPQTSATAVKFTLLKEDDTQVYEKTFPISRTSGIFNLRLPDDKTLPPLVVGKNYHWYFQITCPQLGSGDIYVDGWVQRVSRDGQNNLWYDRLATLAEKRRLHPNDSAITAEWENLLSSEGLDQLAPQRLMGSLTSQKL from the coding sequence ATGTTTTGGACAAAGTCTCGCACCACTCTTATCTCGTTCTGCATCGCCTTTTTTGTCGGTCTGTTTCTGTCTGTGGTGCCCCTACAAGTCATTGCCCAACCCTCAAATTTACAAGTTCAAGGGCAATTTGGGAGCAGCCAATCTCCTGCTTTGTTAACGCAGCGTTTAAAGGATGAACGACGACCGCTACCCGGAAGGAGAGAACCTGCGGCTGGACGGGGTTGTGGGGCTAATATACCCAACCTGCCACTGACGGCATTGACTCCAACAACGAATCTGGGATTCACGGTTGCCGCCTATCCGAAATTCTTTTTCTATATTCCTCAGACCTCTGCAACCGCTGTGAAGTTTACTCTTCTTAAGGAAGATGACACTCAGGTTTATGAGAAAACTTTTCCAATTTCTCGCACCTCTGGTATTTTCAATCTTCGCCTTCCTGATGACAAAACTTTGCCTCCCCTCGTGGTGGGAAAAAACTATCATTGGTACTTTCAAATCACTTGTCCACAATTAGGGAGTGGGGATATTTATGTGGATGGATGGGTTCAACGAGTCTCTCGTGATGGTCAGAATAATCTGTGGTACGACAGATTGGCCACTCTGGCTGAGAAACGCCGCTTGCATCCGAATGATTCTGCGATCACGGCTGAGTGGGAAAATTTGTTAAGTTCGGAGGGATTAGACCAACTTGCTCCACAGCGTCTAATGGGTAGTTTAACCAGCCAGAAGTTGTAA
- a CDS encoding alpha/beta hydrolase: MPKKNKSNYFFCLRGWIIGFVVLLSVGFWSDRAEAAQWVVLKYRFLRERVSVPELTTFVKTGELSRTLRAYLKLAKKEPAELRRTLTQEVKVNPTFLYQVLKTPVGDGMLDQVSQVVHTPSNRANRESLRGALVSSALPDGNITLIETLQNYPTPEVHVEGERLAEVIQNISKLIGRLPPLPRL, from the coding sequence GTGCCAAAAAAAAACAAAAGCAACTATTTCTTTTGTTTACGGGGTTGGATTATTGGGTTTGTAGTGCTCCTTAGTGTTGGTTTCTGGAGCGATCGCGCAGAAGCGGCTCAATGGGTAGTGCTGAAATACCGTTTTTTGCGAGAGAGAGTATCGGTACCTGAACTCACAACGTTTGTTAAGACGGGAGAACTTTCTAGAACGCTGCGAGCTTATCTCAAGCTTGCCAAAAAAGAACCGGCCGAGTTGCGGCGCACTCTGACGCAAGAGGTTAAAGTTAACCCGACTTTCCTGTATCAAGTCCTCAAAACTCCAGTAGGAGACGGGATGCTCGATCAAGTCAGTCAGGTGGTTCATACCCCCTCCAATCGGGCCAACCGGGAGTCTTTGCGAGGAGCTTTGGTGAGTTCTGCTTTGCCGGATGGCAATATTACTTTAATTGAGACATTGCAAAACTACCCAACGCCCGAAGTTCATGTCGAGGGCGAACGGCTTGCTGAGGTTATACAGAACATTAGCAAGCTAATCGGACGTCTGCCGCCACTGCCCCGATTGTGA
- a CDS encoding low-complexity tail membrane protein yields the protein MRSFWTEPFLWIHLAGLAAFPLALELVWLGLAVGDPILPVWLEFLFVAAIGLAPILWMQLTRPFDIFSILIFALKPEQLTQEQRRLLSLFKTKTKGVITIVAAVFVLWVLWQIYRVAPVAAAVAPLGPRWHFLGLLGAGLAFLISHLFLQVPLAVAQVLLTSESEFVAATPYPVEKIPQDFTLPGLRVNKILSLTATEAVTTPVSTTPSSPELTVEQE from the coding sequence ATGCGCTCTTTCTGGACTGAACCTTTTTTGTGGATTCATCTTGCTGGGTTAGCAGCATTTCCTCTGGCCTTAGAACTTGTTTGGCTCGGACTGGCGGTGGGTGACCCCATCTTGCCAGTCTGGCTAGAGTTCTTGTTTGTGGCGGCGATTGGGCTAGCACCGATTTTGTGGATGCAATTGACCCGCCCCTTTGACATTTTCAGCATTCTGATTTTTGCCCTGAAGCCAGAGCAACTAACACAGGAGCAGCGACGCCTCTTAAGCTTGTTCAAAACGAAGACAAAGGGAGTCATCACGATTGTTGCGGCTGTCTTCGTGCTCTGGGTTCTGTGGCAAATTTACCGAGTGGCTCCCGTGGCAGCAGCGGTCGCTCCCTTAGGCCCCCGTTGGCATTTCCTGGGCCTGCTTGGCGCAGGATTGGCTTTTCTCATCAGTCATTTGTTTTTACAAGTGCCGCTTGCTGTGGCACAAGTCCTTCTGACGAGCGAGTCTGAGTTTGTCGCGGCTACTCCCTACCCCGTTGAAAAAATACCGCAGGATTTTACACTCCCCGGTTTACGAGTCAATAAAATTTTGTCCCTTACGGCAACAGAAGCTGTAACTACGCCAGTCTCTACCACTCCATCTTCACCGGAGTTGACGGTTGAGCAAGAGTGA
- the infB gene encoding translation initiation factor IF-2, whose amino-acid sequence MNNGKVRIYELSRELDLDNKHILDICEDLNIAVKSHSSTITESEAERIRAASEKLAVRSRGGAASTEGATGAPPHKFATRPKGQPRQQIVGIKPKSPTSPRSQQEDNRVGVPPQPPVKPSVSPPKPTLNRPAIKQQQQPERPSEPSIEQEPPELQEIEPVDVQVEAEANLAQLAGPPVRPTQPKTPQPTQVVKPVLKRDRSEPSPAKPSGTPAPRQPVSSNPSSTATESSPPARRSPAPVAPVQPKLYGPPKRPQPPREGQDADVAATLGADDFAGPDEDIEGLSSEIKELKAPKRLTPPRPPTKKKEWVDEDDESQELAKAGKAGAKLKRRPELFEDDEEDFEDQLAELGAPVIATQAVARPAKPKSQQKQPVSAAMPTTTQRRKPGVRGSSDHSKSDARDRQRDKKAVPERPETIVLTGSVTIRELATALGIAETEIIKKLFFKGMAVSITQTLDIPTASLVAEELGVTIETVEEASAATKVTVMVGEEDIENLHRRPPVVTIMGHVDHGKTTLLDAIRETKVAQGEAGGITQHIGAYHVDVDHDGQTQQVVFLDTPGHEAFTAMRARGARVTDIAILVVAADDGVQPQTVEAISHAKAAGVPIVVAINKIDKAGAQPDRVKQELTDRGLQPEEWGGETIMVPVSAIQKENLDTLLEMILLVAEVEDLYANPNRPARGTVIEANLDKTRGPVATLLVQNGTLRVGDTLVAGSVFCKVRAMIDDRGARVEAAGPSFAVEVLGLNEVPAAGDEFEVFASEKEARSTANKRADEQRQSRLHQVMASRRVTLNSLSAQAQEGELKELNLILKADVQGSVEAILGALKQLPQNEVQIRVLLGGAGEVTETDVDLAAASGAVIIGFNTTLAHGSRQAADREGVDVREYNIIYKLLDDIQAAMEGLLEPEMVEEPLGQVEVRAVFPVGRGAVAGCYVLTGKAVRNCNIRVRRGGKVVHEGILDSLKRMKDDAKEVNAGYECGVGLDKFNDWNEGDIIETFKMVSRRRTLSAT is encoded by the coding sequence ATGAACAACGGCAAAGTAAGAATTTACGAATTATCACGGGAATTGGATTTGGACAATAAGCACATTTTGGACATCTGTGAAGACCTCAATATTGCGGTTAAAAGTCACAGTAGTACGATCACGGAATCCGAGGCGGAACGCATTCGTGCGGCCTCAGAAAAATTGGCTGTAAGAAGCCGTGGCGGTGCGGCCTCCACAGAAGGAGCTACGGGAGCGCCCCCTCATAAATTTGCGACCCGTCCCAAGGGTCAGCCCAGGCAACAAATTGTAGGAATCAAGCCGAAGTCTCCTACCAGTCCTAGATCGCAACAGGAGGATAATAGAGTGGGAGTTCCTCCTCAACCCCCCGTCAAGCCATCGGTGTCACCCCCCAAGCCGACGCTGAATCGACCCGCCATTAAGCAGCAGCAGCAGCCGGAACGTCCATCCGAGCCGAGCATTGAGCAGGAACCGCCGGAGTTACAAGAGATAGAGCCAGTGGACGTTCAAGTTGAAGCTGAAGCCAATCTGGCTCAACTTGCTGGCCCCCCTGTAAGACCAACGCAGCCCAAAACTCCTCAACCGACACAGGTTGTGAAACCGGTTTTGAAACGCGATCGGTCAGAGCCTTCGCCGGCTAAACCGAGTGGAACTCCAGCGCCACGTCAGCCAGTGAGTTCCAACCCATCCTCAACCGCTACTGAGTCCTCACCGCCAGCACGTCGGAGTCCAGCGCCAGTGGCTCCCGTACAGCCTAAACTTTACGGGCCGCCGAAAAGACCCCAACCCCCTCGTGAAGGTCAAGATGCTGATGTGGCAGCAACCCTGGGAGCAGATGACTTTGCTGGGCCGGACGAGGATATAGAAGGGCTCTCATCAGAGATTAAGGAGCTCAAGGCACCCAAGCGACTGACTCCTCCCCGACCCCCGACGAAGAAGAAAGAATGGGTTGATGAAGATGATGAGTCGCAAGAGCTGGCTAAGGCCGGAAAAGCCGGGGCCAAACTCAAGCGGCGACCTGAACTGTTTGAAGATGATGAGGAAGATTTTGAAGATCAGCTAGCCGAGCTAGGGGCTCCAGTCATCGCCACTCAGGCCGTCGCTCGTCCTGCCAAGCCGAAGTCTCAGCAAAAACAACCGGTGTCGGCGGCCATGCCCACAACGACCCAGAGAAGGAAGCCCGGTGTCAGAGGCAGCAGCGACCACAGCAAATCGGATGCGCGCGATCGCCAACGGGATAAAAAAGCGGTTCCAGAACGTCCAGAAACCATTGTATTGACGGGTTCTGTGACGATTAGAGAACTTGCGACCGCCTTGGGCATTGCTGAAACAGAGATTATTAAAAAGCTGTTCTTCAAAGGAATGGCGGTGAGCATCACCCAAACCCTGGATATCCCCACAGCCAGCCTCGTGGCAGAGGAACTGGGAGTGACTATTGAGACGGTCGAAGAAGCCTCTGCCGCCACGAAGGTGACAGTAATGGTGGGTGAGGAAGATATAGAAAACCTGCACAGGCGTCCACCCGTCGTCACCATTATGGGTCACGTCGATCACGGGAAAACCACCCTGCTCGATGCGATCCGCGAAACCAAAGTGGCGCAGGGAGAAGCCGGTGGGATTACCCAACACATTGGCGCTTACCATGTTGATGTTGACCATGACGGTCAAACTCAGCAGGTGGTCTTCCTCGACACTCCTGGACACGAAGCCTTCACCGCCATGCGGGCGCGTGGAGCACGAGTCACTGACATCGCTATATTGGTGGTGGCAGCGGATGATGGTGTCCAACCCCAAACCGTTGAAGCCATTAGCCACGCCAAAGCGGCTGGAGTTCCCATTGTTGTTGCCATCAATAAAATTGATAAAGCCGGAGCACAACCTGACCGCGTTAAGCAGGAATTAACGGATCGAGGTTTGCAGCCAGAAGAGTGGGGCGGCGAGACGATTATGGTTCCTGTAAGCGCCATCCAAAAAGAAAACCTGGATACGTTGCTGGAGATGATTCTGTTGGTAGCGGAAGTCGAAGACCTTTACGCTAACCCGAATCGGCCTGCCAGAGGTACCGTCATCGAAGCGAACCTGGATAAAACCAGAGGACCTGTTGCTACCCTGTTGGTACAAAACGGCACCCTACGGGTTGGGGATACCCTCGTGGCTGGCTCAGTCTTCTGTAAAGTGCGAGCGATGATCGACGACCGGGGGGCACGCGTTGAGGCCGCAGGGCCATCCTTTGCCGTCGAAGTCCTAGGATTGAACGAGGTTCCTGCTGCTGGGGACGAGTTTGAAGTCTTTGCCAGCGAAAAAGAAGCCCGTTCGACTGCCAACAAAAGAGCTGATGAACAGCGGCAATCTCGCCTGCACCAGGTGATGGCGTCACGCCGAGTTACCCTCAACAGTCTCTCCGCTCAGGCTCAAGAAGGCGAACTCAAAGAACTCAACTTGATTTTGAAAGCAGACGTTCAAGGCTCCGTCGAAGCCATTCTCGGTGCTCTCAAGCAACTGCCACAAAATGAAGTGCAAATCCGAGTTCTGCTGGGAGGAGCTGGCGAAGTCACCGAGACAGATGTTGACTTAGCAGCGGCTAGTGGTGCTGTAATTATTGGCTTCAATACCACACTGGCTCATGGTTCTCGACAGGCGGCTGACCGAGAAGGGGTCGATGTTCGCGAATACAACATCATCTACAAACTCCTAGATGATATTCAAGCGGCGATGGAAGGTCTGTTGGAGCCAGAAATGGTCGAAGAGCCACTCGGACAAGTGGAAGTGCGAGCGGTCTTCCCCGTCGGGCGCGGTGCGGTTGCGGGTTGCTATGTGCTGACAGGTAAAGCCGTTCGTAATTGCAACATCCGAGTACGTCGCGGCGGCAAAGTAGTCCATGAAGGTATTCTGGATTCCCTGAAGCGGATGAAGGACGATGCCAAGGAAGTCAACGCTGGCTACGAATGTGGAGTTGGCCTCGATAAGTTCAATGACTGGAATGAAGGCGACATAATTGAGACCTTCAAGATGGTGAGCCGACGCCGGACGTTGTCAGCCACTTAA
- a CDS encoding YlxR family protein, with the protein MEPNYRRCLSCRLVAPKKAFWRVVRLYPSRQVQLDEGMGRSAYLCPQPSCLAVAQKKNRLGRSLRTSVPEKLYETLWQRLAALPAIPTQSGEGEI; encoded by the coding sequence ATGGAGCCTAACTATCGTCGTTGTTTGAGCTGCCGCTTGGTGGCTCCCAAAAAGGCGTTCTGGCGCGTTGTCCGACTCTACCCATCGCGACAGGTACAATTAGATGAGGGGATGGGGCGTTCTGCTTACCTCTGTCCTCAACCGAGTTGTCTGGCAGTGGCTCAAAAGAAAAATCGATTGGGGCGCAGTCTTCGCACCTCGGTTCCAGAAAAACTTTATGAGACTTTGTGGCAGCGTTTAGCCGCTTTGCCAGCAATACCAACTCAATCCGGGGAAGGAGAGATATAA
- the nusA gene encoding transcription termination factor NusA — protein MSIVALPGLKKMIEEISQSHNLPKSAVQQALREALLKGYERYRRAQRLDRYHFEEEYFNNFEVDLDIEEEGFRVLSTKTIVEEVSNSDHQISLQEVQEVASEAQLGDSVVLDVTPDQSEFGRMAAIQTKQVLSQKLRDQQRKLIQEEFEELEGTVLQARALRFERQSVIMAITSGFGQPEVEAELPKREQLPNDNYRINATFKVYLKKVREGPHRGPQLVVSRGAAGLVVYLFANEVPEIEDEVVRIVAVAREANPPSRHVGPRTKIAVDTLERDVDPVGACIGARGSRIQVVVNELRGEKIDVIRWSPDPSTYIANALSPARVDQVLLVNPEGRQAHVLVAEDQLSLAIGKEGQNVRLAARLTGWKIDIKDVAKYDYEAEHRKIEALIASSPDVDDIYEDDEEAVETLNLNDSEPLDETIDQQEEEE, from the coding sequence ATGTCAATCGTTGCCTTACCGGGCCTGAAAAAGATGATTGAAGAAATCAGTCAAAGTCACAATCTACCGAAATCTGCCGTTCAACAAGCGCTACGAGAAGCCCTCTTAAAAGGATATGAGCGCTATCGTCGCGCTCAACGCCTAGATCGGTACCATTTTGAAGAAGAGTACTTCAACAACTTTGAAGTCGATCTGGATATTGAAGAAGAAGGTTTTCGCGTCTTATCGACCAAAACGATTGTTGAAGAAGTCAGCAACAGCGACCATCAAATTTCACTGCAAGAAGTTCAGGAAGTGGCCTCTGAAGCCCAACTGGGGGATTCGGTTGTTTTAGATGTGACTCCAGACCAAAGCGAATTTGGGCGGATGGCGGCTATTCAAACCAAGCAGGTACTCTCCCAAAAATTACGAGACCAGCAACGTAAACTCATCCAAGAAGAGTTTGAAGAGCTAGAAGGCACAGTTTTACAAGCCAGAGCGCTGCGATTTGAACGCCAATCGGTGATTATGGCGATTACCAGTGGCTTTGGTCAGCCAGAAGTCGAGGCCGAATTGCCCAAGCGGGAGCAGCTTCCCAATGACAACTATCGCATCAATGCCACATTTAAGGTTTATCTCAAAAAGGTGCGTGAAGGCCCTCATCGCGGGCCACAGCTTGTCGTTTCCAGAGGAGCGGCGGGTTTGGTCGTCTATCTATTTGCTAACGAAGTCCCTGAAATCGAAGATGAAGTCGTGCGGATTGTGGCTGTGGCACGGGAAGCCAACCCTCCCTCTCGCCATGTCGGTCCCCGAACTAAAATTGCCGTGGATACTCTAGAGCGAGATGTTGATCCGGTTGGGGCTTGTATTGGGGCTAGGGGATCGCGCATTCAAGTCGTGGTCAATGAATTACGGGGTGAAAAAATAGACGTGATTCGCTGGTCGCCTGACCCATCCACCTATATTGCTAACGCTCTCAGCCCAGCACGCGTGGATCAAGTGCTACTGGTCAATCCTGAAGGACGTCAGGCACATGTTTTAGTGGCGGAAGACCAGCTCAGTTTAGCAATTGGTAAAGAAGGTCAGAACGTCCGCCTCGCGGCTCGCCTCACGGGCTGGAAGATTGATATTAAAGATGTGGCTAAGTACGATTACGAGGCAGAACATCGCAAAATAGAAGCATTAATCGCCAGTTCTCCTGATGTTGACGACATATACGAGGATGATGAAGAAGCAGTAGAAACACTGAATTTGAATGATTCAGAGCCACTGGATGAAACGATCGATCAACAAGAGGAAGAGGAGTAG
- the rimP gene encoding ribosome maturation factor RimP, whose amino-acid sequence MTHPIIPQLIDLATPVAENLGLEVVGAVFHTNRRPPVLRVDIRNCADDTSLDDCERMSRALEEQLDALDLIPDSYVLEISSPGISRELTTDREFISFKGFSVIVKTSEPFEGHTEWRGKLIRRDDTGVYLNQKGRALAIPRPLIIRVQLEAKV is encoded by the coding sequence ATGACTCATCCCATAATTCCCCAACTCATCGATTTGGCGACGCCAGTAGCCGAAAATCTGGGATTGGAAGTCGTCGGGGCTGTTTTTCACACGAACAGACGTCCCCCTGTACTGCGTGTGGATATCCGTAACTGCGCTGATGATACCAGTTTGGATGACTGCGAACGGATGAGTCGGGCACTGGAAGAGCAGCTAGATGCTTTAGATCTCATTCCAGACTCCTATGTTTTGGAAATTTCCAGTCCTGGGATCTCGCGTGAACTCACTACAGACCGAGAGTTCATTTCTTTCAAAGGGTTCTCTGTCATTGTCAAGACATCTGAACCTTTTGAAGGTCACACAGAGTGGCGCGGAAAGTTAATTCGCCGGGATGACACCGGAGTTTACCTGAACCAGAAAGGTCGTGCGCTCGCCATTCCCCGTCCACTGATTATCAGGGTGCAGTTGGAAGCAAAGGTTTGA
- a CDS encoding peptidoglycan-binding protein yields MMWNRYGVPVAIIGLGLAASVVTCEVAFAQRSRDYTPREFRAVLRGFGYNVTPGDTVTDEATRTAIRQFQQGYKLKVDGIAGPQTQNFAANIVRILKSNLNLTLQPSPGLPITQFYDAATEAAIRRFQEQVSLPVTGMANLQVRQRLDQEAKEILGKPTPTPPPTPAPTPTPTPRATPTPTPTPTPRATPQTIPPSPSPSPSPSPSPSPSPSPSPSPSPSPSPSPSPQTSPPAPR; encoded by the coding sequence ATGATGTGGAATCGATATGGAGTACCCGTTGCTATCATCGGCTTGGGATTAGCCGCCAGTGTGGTGACTTGTGAAGTCGCCTTTGCCCAGCGCAGCCGGGATTATACCCCAAGAGAGTTTCGCGCTGTTTTGCGTGGTTTTGGCTACAATGTTACCCCCGGAGATACCGTTACAGATGAGGCAACCAGAACGGCTATTCGCCAGTTTCAGCAGGGATATAAGCTAAAGGTTGATGGGATTGCTGGTCCTCAGACCCAGAATTTTGCAGCCAATATTGTGAGAATTCTCAAATCTAACCTGAACCTGACTCTTCAGCCTAGCCCTGGCTTACCCATTACTCAGTTTTATGATGCAGCTACGGAAGCGGCTATCAGGCGGTTTCAGGAGCAAGTGAGTTTGCCAGTGACGGGAATGGCTAATCTACAAGTTCGTCAGCGACTTGATCAGGAGGCAAAAGAAATTCTGGGTAAGCCTACTCCAACTCCACCCCCAACTCCAGCCCCAACTCCAACCCCAACTCCACGGGCGACACCCACTCCAACTCCGACACCAACCCCACGGGCGACACCGCAAACAATACCGCCCTCTCCGTCACCCAGTCCATCACCCAGTCCATCACCCAGCCCATCACCCAGCCCATCACCCAGCCCATCACCCAGCCCATCACCCAGCCCATCACCACAAACGAGTCCTCCTGCGCCACGCTAA